One window of the Shimwellia blattae DSM 4481 = NBRC 105725 genome contains the following:
- the cysD gene encoding sulfate adenylyltransferase subunit CysD — MDQKRLTHLRQLEAESIHIIREVAAEFSNPVMLYSIGKDSSVMLHLARKAFFPGTLPFPLLHVDTGWKFREMYEFRDRTAKNYGCELLVHRNPEGVAMGINPFVHGSAKHTDIMKTEGLKQALNKYGFDAAFGGARRDEEKSRAKERIYSFRDRFHRWDPKNQRPELWHNYNGQVNKGESIRVFPLSNWTELDIWQYIYLENIDIVPLYLAAERPVLERDGMLMMVDDDRIDLQPGEVIKRRMVRFRTLGCWPLTGAVESHAQTLAEIIEEMLVSTTSERQGRVIDRDQAGSMELKKRQGYF; from the coding sequence ATGGACCAAAAACGACTCACGCATCTGCGGCAGCTGGAGGCAGAAAGCATCCATATTATTCGTGAAGTGGCCGCAGAATTTTCTAATCCGGTGATGCTCTACTCGATTGGTAAAGACTCTTCGGTGATGCTGCATCTGGCGCGTAAAGCGTTTTTCCCGGGAACCTTACCTTTCCCGTTATTACATGTTGATACCGGCTGGAAGTTCCGGGAAATGTATGAGTTTCGCGACCGCACCGCGAAAAACTACGGCTGCGAGCTGCTGGTGCACCGCAACCCGGAAGGGGTGGCAATGGGGATTAACCCGTTCGTTCACGGCAGCGCGAAGCACACCGACATTATGAAAACCGAAGGGCTGAAACAGGCCCTGAACAAATACGGGTTTGATGCGGCCTTCGGCGGTGCGCGGCGCGATGAAGAAAAATCCCGCGCCAAAGAGCGGATTTACTCCTTCCGCGACCGGTTCCACCGCTGGGATCCTAAAAACCAGCGCCCGGAGCTGTGGCACAACTATAACGGCCAGGTCAACAAAGGGGAGAGCATTCGTGTGTTCCCGCTCTCTAACTGGACCGAGCTGGATATCTGGCAATATATCTACCTGGAAAATATCGACATTGTTCCCCTGTATCTGGCGGCAGAGCGCCCGGTGCTGGAGCGCGACGGCATGCTGATGATGGTGGATGACGATCGTATCGATCTTCAGCCCGGCGAAGTGATTAAACGGCGTATGGTGCGCTTTCGCACCCTGGGCTGCTGGCCACTGACCGGCGCCGTTGAATCACATGCGCAGACGCTTGCGGAAATTATTGAAGAGATGCTGGTATCGACCACCAGTGAACGCCAGGGGCGGGTGATCGACCGGGATCAGGCAGGCTCCATGGAGCTGAAAAAACGCCAGGGTTATTTTTAA
- the ispF gene encoding 2-C-methyl-D-erythritol 2,4-cyclodiphosphate synthase — translation MRIGHGFDVHAFGGDGPVILGGVRIPYDQGLLAHSDGDVVLHALTDALLGAAALGDIGKLFPDTDPAFKGADSRELLREAWRRIAAKGYRLGNVDVTIIAQAPKMAPHIPQMRVFIAEDLGCHMDDVNVKATTTEKLGFTGRGEGIAVEAVALISKAPL, via the coding sequence ATGCGGATTGGACACGGTTTTGATGTACACGCCTTTGGCGGCGACGGCCCGGTTATCCTGGGTGGGGTACGCATTCCCTATGACCAGGGGCTGCTGGCCCACTCTGATGGCGACGTGGTGCTCCACGCCTTAACAGATGCCCTGCTGGGCGCGGCCGCGCTGGGCGATATTGGCAAACTGTTTCCGGATACCGACCCGGCCTTTAAAGGGGCCGACAGCCGCGAGCTGCTGCGTGAAGCCTGGCGGCGAATTGCGGCAAAAGGCTACCGGCTGGGAAATGTGGATGTGACGATTATTGCCCAGGCGCCGAAAATGGCCCCCCATATCCCCCAGATGCGGGTCTTTATTGCCGAAGATTTAGGCTGCCATATGGATGATGTCAACGTGAAAGCCACCACCACAGAAAAGCTGGGCTTTACCGGGCGCGGCGAAGGGATCGCCGTGGAGGCGGTGGCCCTGATCAGTAAGGCCCCCCTATGA
- a CDS encoding DUF3561 family protein: MRNGSNLFLSRAYGPQTDDETAWSLSGGIMGFIAWLLALALPFAVYGSNTLFFFLYTWPFFLALMPVAVVVGVAMHSLLAQRMLYSGAATLVTVAVMFGILFLWLPG, translated from the coding sequence ATGCGCAACGGCAGTAACCTTTTTTTATCGCGGGCTTACGGGCCACAAACGGATGATGAAACCGCGTGGTCCTTATCAGGCGGGATCATGGGGTTTATTGCGTGGCTACTGGCGCTGGCGCTGCCGTTTGCGGTGTATGGCTCCAATACGCTGTTTTTTTTCCTCTATACCTGGCCGTTCTTCCTTGCTCTGATGCCGGTTGCGGTGGTGGTCGGCGTGGCGATGCACTCCCTGCTGGCCCAGCGGATGCTGTACAGCGGTGCGGCCACCCTGGTGACGGTGGCGGTGATGTTCGGGATCCTGTTTTTGTGGCTGCCGGGATAA
- the ftsB gene encoding cell division protein FtsB yields the protein MGKLTLLLLALLVWLQYSLWFGKNGVHDYTRVNQDVATQQATNTKLKARNDQLFAEIDDLNGGQEAIEERARNELSMTKPGETFYRMVPDASRRAAGNPTQNNR from the coding sequence ATGGGCAAACTGACATTGCTGCTGTTGGCATTGCTGGTCTGGCTACAGTATTCTCTGTGGTTCGGTAAAAACGGCGTTCACGATTATACCCGGGTAAACCAGGATGTGGCGACCCAGCAGGCGACCAACACCAAACTGAAAGCGCGCAATGACCAGCTGTTTGCGGAAATTGACGATCTTAACGGTGGTCAGGAAGCGATTGAAGAACGCGCCCGTAACGAACTGAGTATGACCAAACCCGGAGAAACCTTCTACCGTATGGTGCCAGACGCTTCGCGCCGTGCCGCAGGTAATCCGACGCAAAATAATCGCTAA
- a CDS encoding protein-L-isoaspartate(D-aspartate) O-methyltransferase, translating to MVINRVQTLINQLCAQGIRDERVLAAIARVPREKFVDEAFGHKAWENTALPIGSGQTISQPYMVARMTELLGLTPESRVLEIGTGSGYQTAILAHLVHHVCSVERIKSLQWHARRRLKQLDLHNVSTRHGDGWQGWKARAPFDAIIVTAAAEEIPAALLSQLDEGGIMVLPVGETHQYLKCVRRRGDEFIVETIEAVRFVPLVKGELA from the coding sequence ATGGTAATCAATCGTGTCCAGACGCTTATTAATCAGCTCTGTGCCCAGGGGATCCGCGACGAGCGGGTGCTTGCGGCCATTGCCCGGGTGCCGCGCGAAAAGTTTGTTGATGAGGCATTCGGGCATAAAGCCTGGGAAAATACCGCCCTGCCGATTGGCTCGGGGCAGACTATTTCGCAGCCCTATATGGTCGCCAGAATGACTGAGCTGCTGGGGCTGACGCCGGAATCTCGGGTGCTGGAAATCGGCACCGGCTCCGGATACCAGACGGCAATCCTTGCCCATCTGGTGCACCACGTCTGCTCAGTCGAGCGGATTAAAAGCCTGCAGTGGCATGCCCGGCGCAGGCTGAAACAGCTTGATTTACATAATGTTTCCACCCGTCACGGCGACGGCTGGCAGGGCTGGAAGGCGCGGGCGCCGTTTGACGCTATTATCGTGACTGCCGCTGCGGAAGAGATCCCCGCGGCGCTGCTCTCCCAGCTGGATGAAGGCGGCATTATGGTGCTGCCGGTCGGGGAGACGCACCAGTATCTGAAGTGCGTTCGCCGCCGGGGGGATGAGTTTATTGTTGAAACCATTGAAGCGGTGCGCTTTGTTCCCCTGGTCAAAGGGGAGCTGGCATAA
- the cysN gene encoding sulfate adenylyltransferase subunit CysN, translating to MNNTIAQQIARQGGVEAYLQAQQYKSLLRFLTCGSVDDGKSTLIGRLLHDTRQIYEDQLSSLQSDSKRHGTQGEKLDLALLVDGLQAEREQGITIDVAYRYFSTEKRKFIIADTPGHEQYTRNMATGASTCDLAILLIDARKGVLDQTRRHSFISTLLGIRHLVVAVNKMDLVAFSEDRFEAIKQEYLAFAGQLTGELDIRFVPLSALDGDNVASQSVNMPWYSGPTLLELLETVEVNHTADNQPVRFPVQYVNRPNLDFRGYAGTIASGQLTVGQRIKALPSGRESTLTRIVTFDGDLEQAGAGEAVTLVLADEIDISRGDLLVSADTSLPAVQRAALDVVWMAEQPLVAGQSYDIKIAGKKTRARVDAVRHQVDINTLDRHQAEQLPLNGIGRVELTFDEPLVIDTYQDNPVTGGLIFIDRLSNVTVGAGMVHSTLSADVQAVENFSDFELELNALIRRHFPHWEARDLRSLAGGR from the coding sequence ATGAACAATACCATCGCACAACAAATTGCCCGCCAGGGCGGGGTGGAAGCCTACTTACAGGCGCAGCAGTACAAAAGCCTGCTGCGTTTTCTGACCTGCGGCAGCGTGGACGACGGCAAAAGCACGCTGATCGGCCGCCTGCTGCACGACACCCGCCAGATCTATGAAGATCAGTTATCCTCGCTGCAAAGCGACAGTAAACGCCACGGCACCCAGGGGGAGAAGCTGGATCTGGCGCTGCTGGTAGACGGCCTGCAGGCCGAGCGGGAGCAGGGCATCACCATTGATGTGGCCTACCGCTATTTCTCTACCGAGAAGCGTAAATTTATTATTGCCGATACCCCCGGGCACGAGCAGTACACCCGCAATATGGCGACCGGCGCCTCAACCTGCGATCTGGCTATCCTGCTGATTGATGCCCGCAAAGGCGTGCTGGATCAGACCCGGCGCCACAGTTTTATCTCCACCCTGCTTGGGATCCGCCACCTGGTGGTGGCCGTCAATAAAATGGATCTGGTGGCGTTCAGCGAGGATCGTTTTGAGGCGATAAAACAGGAGTATCTGGCCTTTGCCGGGCAACTGACCGGCGAGCTGGATATCCGCTTTGTTCCGCTGTCTGCCCTTGACGGGGATAACGTTGCCAGCCAGAGCGTGAATATGCCCTGGTACAGCGGCCCGACACTGCTGGAGCTGCTGGAAACCGTAGAAGTGAACCACACGGCGGATAACCAGCCGGTACGCTTCCCGGTACAGTATGTTAACCGCCCGAATCTGGATTTTCGCGGCTATGCCGGGACGATAGCCTCCGGCCAGCTGACGGTTGGCCAGCGCATAAAAGCGCTGCCCTCTGGCCGGGAATCCACCCTAACGCGGATTGTCACCTTTGATGGCGACCTGGAGCAGGCGGGGGCCGGTGAAGCGGTCACCCTGGTACTGGCGGATGAGATAGACATCAGCCGCGGGGATCTGCTGGTCAGTGCCGACACCTCGCTGCCTGCGGTACAGCGCGCCGCGCTGGATGTGGTGTGGATGGCCGAGCAGCCGCTGGTGGCCGGGCAGAGCTACGATATTAAAATCGCCGGTAAGAAAACCCGGGCCCGGGTTGATGCCGTGCGCCACCAGGTTGATATCAATACGCTGGACCGGCACCAGGCAGAGCAACTGCCTCTTAACGGCATTGGCCGGGTGGAGCTGACATTTGACGAGCCGCTGGTGATTGATACCTACCAGGACAACCCGGTAACCGGCGGGCTTATCTTTATTGATCGCCTGAGCAACGTCACGGTGGGGGCGGGCATGGTCCACAGCACCCTGAGTGCGGATGTGCAGGCTGTAGAGAACTTCAGCGACTTCGAGCTGGAGCTTAACGCCCTGATCCGCCGCCACTTCCCCCACTGGGAAGCCCGGGATCTGCGCAGCCTGGCGGGGGGCCGCTAA
- the truD gene encoding tRNA pseudouridine(13) synthase TruD: MIDVHNVTWLHGKPAATGLIKSSPEDFVVIEDLGFGPDGDGEHLLVRIRKEGCNTRFVADALAKFLKVHAREVSFAGQKDKHAVTEQWLCVRLPGKETPDLQGFSLEGCEVLEYARHRRKLRTGALRGNHFTLVLREVSDREEVTRRLNAIVRDGVPNYFGLQRFGLGGSNLSAARRWAADNRPIRDRNKRSFALSAARSALFNQIVSERLKKTDFNQVVDGDALQLAGRGSWFVAGADELAALQARVDSKELLITAALAGSGEPGTQREALLSEQQIMAEEPALLELLVRERVEAARRAMLLFPRDLAWEWWDDVTVQLNFWLPAGSFATSVVRELITSQGDYADIAE, encoded by the coding sequence ATGATTGATGTGCATAATGTCACCTGGCTGCACGGGAAACCTGCCGCCACGGGCCTGATAAAATCCAGCCCGGAAGATTTTGTGGTGATTGAAGATCTGGGGTTTGGTCCGGATGGCGACGGCGAGCACCTGCTGGTGCGTATTCGCAAAGAGGGGTGCAACACCCGTTTTGTGGCCGATGCGCTGGCGAAATTTCTGAAAGTGCATGCCCGGGAAGTGAGCTTCGCCGGGCAAAAAGACAAGCACGCGGTGACCGAACAGTGGCTGTGTGTGCGCCTGCCCGGCAAGGAAACCCCGGATTTACAGGGCTTTTCCCTTGAGGGCTGCGAAGTGCTGGAATATGCCCGCCACCGGCGCAAACTGCGCACCGGCGCGCTGCGGGGCAACCACTTTACCCTGGTCTTGCGTGAAGTCTCTGACCGGGAAGAGGTGACCCGGCGCCTGAATGCGATTGTGCGCGACGGGGTGCCTAACTACTTTGGCTTACAGCGCTTTGGCCTTGGCGGCAGTAATCTGAGTGCGGCCCGGCGCTGGGCGGCGGACAACCGCCCCATCCGCGATCGCAATAAGCGCAGTTTTGCCTTGTCTGCGGCCCGCAGTGCGTTGTTTAATCAGATTGTCAGTGAGCGGCTGAAAAAAACGGATTTTAATCAGGTCGTTGACGGGGATGCGCTACAATTAGCCGGGCGCGGTAGCTGGTTTGTGGCCGGGGCGGATGAGCTTGCGGCCCTGCAGGCGCGGGTGGACAGCAAAGAACTGCTGATTACCGCCGCGCTGGCCGGCAGCGGTGAGCCCGGCACCCAGCGCGAGGCGCTCTTGTCTGAACAGCAGATCATGGCGGAAGAGCCCGCGCTGCTGGAATTACTGGTGCGTGAGCGTGTCGAAGCCGCCCGCCGCGCCATGCTGCTGTTCCCGCGGGATCTGGCCTGGGAGTGGTGGGATGATGTTACTGTTCAGTTGAACTTCTGGCTGCCCGCCGGGAGTTTTGCCACCAGCGTGGTAAGGGAATTAATAACGAGTCAGGGTGATTATGCGGATATTGCTGAGTAA
- the ispD gene encoding 2-C-methyl-D-erythritol 4-phosphate cytidylyltransferase encodes MASSLPDVVAVVPAAGIGSRMQTACPKQYLTIGDSTILEHTIGCLTAHPAIRRIIIAISADDHWFETLPLATDPRIQVVTGGSQRAESVMAGLQAARGAHWVLVHDAARPCLHQDDLTRLLALTSTSRTGGILAAPVRDTMKRSEPGSAAIAHTVDRENLWHALTPQLFPRELLEECLQRALNEGATITDEASALEYCGYHPALVCGRADNIKVTRPEDLDLAAFYLSLRR; translated from the coding sequence ATGGCTTCTTCCCTCCCGGATGTGGTTGCCGTGGTGCCGGCTGCCGGTATTGGCAGCCGGATGCAAACGGCATGTCCGAAGCAGTATCTTACCATCGGGGATAGCACTATCCTTGAGCACACCATCGGGTGCCTGACCGCGCACCCGGCTATCCGTCGTATTATTATCGCCATCAGCGCTGATGATCACTGGTTTGAAACCCTGCCACTGGCAACCGACCCGCGTATTCAGGTGGTAACCGGCGGCAGCCAGCGGGCGGAATCGGTGATGGCTGGCTTACAGGCCGCCCGGGGAGCCCACTGGGTACTGGTGCATGACGCCGCCCGCCCTTGCCTGCACCAGGATGATTTAACGCGCCTGCTGGCGCTGACATCCACCAGCCGTACCGGCGGGATCCTTGCCGCACCGGTGCGCGACACCATGAAACGCAGCGAGCCGGGCAGCGCAGCCATTGCCCATACGGTGGATCGCGAAAACCTGTGGCACGCCCTGACCCCGCAACTCTTTCCCCGGGAACTGCTGGAAGAGTGCCTGCAGCGGGCGCTGAATGAAGGCGCCACCATTACTGATGAAGCCTCCGCCCTGGAATATTGCGGGTATCACCCGGCGCTGGTGTGCGGGCGGGCTGATAATATTAAAGTAACCCGCCCGGAGGATTTGGATCTGGCGGCATTTTATCTCTCTCTACGCCGATAA
- the cysH gene encoding phosphoadenosine phosphosulfate reductase, which translates to MSQFDLSALGALPKGEQQQALAATNAQLESLSAEQRVAWALENLPGEFVLSSSFGIQAAVSLHLVSQQRPDIPVILTDTGYLFPETYRFIDELTEKLKLNLKIYRAPHSPAWQEARYGKLWEQGVEGIEQYNQINKVEPMNRALKELNGQTWFAGLRREQSGSRAALPVLAIQRGVFKVLPIIDWDNRTVYQYLTQHGLKYHPLWDEGYLSVGDTHTTRKWQPGMAEEETRFFGLKRECGLHE; encoded by the coding sequence ATGTCGCAATTTGATCTCAGCGCACTGGGGGCACTGCCCAAAGGGGAGCAGCAGCAGGCGCTGGCCGCCACCAATGCGCAGCTGGAAAGCCTGAGCGCGGAACAGCGGGTGGCCTGGGCGCTGGAAAATCTGCCCGGCGAGTTTGTGCTTTCTTCCAGTTTTGGTATCCAGGCGGCGGTCTCTTTGCACCTGGTGAGCCAGCAGCGCCCGGATATTCCGGTGATCCTGACGGATACCGGCTACCTGTTCCCGGAAACCTACCGCTTTATTGATGAGCTGACGGAAAAGCTGAAACTGAACCTTAAAATCTACCGCGCGCCGCACAGCCCCGCCTGGCAGGAAGCCCGCTACGGCAAACTGTGGGAGCAGGGGGTGGAAGGGATTGAGCAGTACAACCAGATCAATAAAGTGGAGCCGATGAACCGCGCCCTGAAAGAGCTCAACGGCCAGACCTGGTTTGCCGGCCTGCGCCGGGAGCAGTCCGGTAGCCGGGCGGCACTGCCGGTGCTGGCCATTCAGCGTGGTGTCTTCAAAGTGCTGCCGATTATCGACTGGGATAACCGCACCGTGTACCAGTATCTGACGCAGCACGGCCTGAAATACCACCCCCTGTGGGATGAGGGCTATTTATCCGTGGGGGATACCCACACCACCCGCAAGTGGCAGCCGGGCATGGCAGAAGAAGAGACGCGCTTCTTTGGCCTGAAAAGAGAGTGCGGGCTACACGAGTAA
- a CDS encoding aminopeptidase: MLPAFRRLVRSLTIGAACLFPVLAQASAPGVLASEQTRYIATQFPGRMAGSPAEMLSAEYLRQKFASWGYQSDIRTFKGRYIYTARSGTTNWHNYTGSMVLAAHEGQEPQQIIVMAHLDTYTPLNDKDTDQNLGGLTLQGVDDNAAGIGVMLELAERLKTVKTTYGIRFIASSAEEVGMSGAQNILRRMSPQERKNTLLVINLDNLIVGQKLWFNSGVSTPASIRKLTRDKALSIARTKGIAAGTNPGHNPRYPAGTGCCNDAEPFDKAGIPVLSVESLDWQNGLKNGTQYPVSRAFPQGSNIHNINLDNQQYLDKHLPGRIEKRSRDTVRILLPLIQDLAKARS; encoded by the coding sequence ATGTTGCCCGCATTCCGTCGTCTGGTACGCAGCCTGACGATTGGTGCCGCCTGCCTTTTTCCTGTGCTTGCTCAGGCCTCTGCTCCCGGCGTTCTGGCGAGCGAGCAGACCCGTTATATTGCCACCCAGTTCCCGGGCCGTATGGCCGGTAGCCCGGCGGAAATGTTGTCTGCAGAGTATCTGCGCCAGAAGTTCGCCTCATGGGGTTACCAGAGCGATATCCGCACCTTTAAAGGGCGCTATATCTATACCGCCCGCAGCGGTACCACGAACTGGCATAACTACACCGGCAGCATGGTACTGGCCGCCCACGAAGGCCAGGAGCCACAGCAGATTATCGTTATGGCGCACCTGGACACCTACACCCCGTTAAACGACAAAGACACCGACCAGAACCTGGGCGGGCTGACTCTGCAGGGGGTGGATGATAATGCCGCCGGTATCGGCGTCATGCTGGAGCTGGCTGAGCGCCTCAAAACGGTGAAAACCACATACGGTATCCGGTTTATTGCCAGCAGCGCCGAAGAGGTAGGCATGAGCGGGGCGCAAAATATCCTCAGGCGTATGAGCCCCCAGGAGCGCAAAAATACCCTGCTGGTGATCAATCTCGATAATCTGATAGTGGGCCAGAAGCTGTGGTTTAACAGCGGGGTCTCCACACCGGCCTCCATCCGTAAGCTGACCCGGGATAAAGCCCTGTCTATTGCCCGCACTAAGGGCATTGCCGCAGGCACTAACCCGGGTCATAACCCCCGTTACCCGGCGGGCACCGGCTGCTGTAACGACGCCGAACCTTTCGATAAAGCCGGGATCCCGGTGCTGTCAGTGGAGTCCCTTGACTGGCAAAACGGCCTGAAGAACGGCACGCAATACCCGGTAAGCCGCGCCTTCCCCCAGGGCAGCAATATTCACAACATTAATCTGGATAATCAGCAGTATCTGGATAAACACCTGCCCGGGCGTATTGAAAAGCGCAGCCGGGATACGGTACGCATTCTGCTGCCGCTGATTCAGGATCTGGCTAAAGCCCGCAGTTAA
- the nlpD gene encoding murein hydrolase activator NlpD, translating into MWLAGCSSNNTSQAPISKVGKTGSTSTSGGGMLSGGSASTATSSSGGMLITPPPKLPTTTTVQEPRIQPVQPVQRAEPVQTSRPVHTAPKATAPAQTQAQWHHDKVQVKDGRIVYNRKYGDIAKGSYNGGSRYTVQHGDTLFYIAWVTGNDYRDLAKRNNIPEPYSLTVGQTLKVGSNNNNVATASAPVETQVPVAEQKSSTTVASQPVITYSESSGEKSDNKMLQGNKTTVSTAPVASSVNTVSSSSSGNASVSAWRWPTEGKVIDNFSASEGGNKGIDIAGSKGQAIVATASGRVVYAGNALRGYGNLIIIKHNDDYLSAYAHNETMLVREQQEVKAGQKIATMGSTGTSSTRLHFEIRYKGKSVNPLQYLSQR; encoded by the coding sequence CTGTGGCTGGCTGGTTGTTCCAGCAATAACACATCTCAGGCGCCGATCAGCAAGGTCGGCAAGACGGGCAGTACGTCAACCTCCGGTGGCGGTATGCTTTCTGGCGGGTCAGCCAGTACCGCGACCAGCAGCAGCGGCGGTATGCTGATTACCCCGCCGCCTAAACTGCCGACCACCACCACCGTGCAGGAGCCCCGGATCCAGCCAGTACAACCGGTACAGCGGGCTGAGCCGGTACAGACTTCGCGCCCGGTGCATACGGCCCCTAAAGCGACCGCTCCAGCCCAGACCCAGGCCCAGTGGCACCATGACAAGGTGCAGGTAAAAGACGGGCGCATTGTGTATAACCGCAAATACGGTGATATCGCCAAAGGCAGTTATAACGGCGGCAGCCGCTATACAGTACAACACGGGGATACACTGTTTTATATCGCCTGGGTCACGGGGAACGACTACCGGGACCTGGCAAAACGCAATAATATCCCTGAACCGTACAGTCTGACCGTCGGCCAGACGCTGAAAGTTGGCAGCAATAACAATAACGTAGCTACAGCCAGTGCCCCGGTTGAGACCCAGGTCCCGGTGGCTGAACAAAAATCGTCCACGACGGTTGCGTCTCAGCCGGTAATTACGTATTCTGAATCTTCAGGTGAAAAATCTGATAATAAAATGTTGCAGGGGAATAAAACAACCGTGAGCACTGCACCGGTTGCCAGCAGCGTTAATACCGTTTCCAGCTCGTCGTCTGGCAATGCGTCTGTATCCGCATGGCGCTGGCCGACAGAGGGCAAAGTTATCGATAACTTCTCTGCCAGTGAGGGGGGGAATAAAGGTATCGATATCGCGGGGAGTAAAGGTCAGGCTATCGTAGCGACGGCAAGTGGTCGCGTGGTGTATGCCGGTAATGCTCTGCGTGGATACGGTAATCTTATTATCATCAAACACAACGATGATTACCTGAGCGCCTATGCCCATAACGAGACAATGCTGGTCCGGGAACAACAAGAGGTTAAGGCGGGACAGAAGATAGCTACCATGGGTAGCACCGGGACCAGTTCTACACGTTTGCATTTTGAAATTCGTTACAAGGGGAAATCCGTCAACCCGCTGCAGTACCTTTCGCAGCGATGA
- the surE gene encoding 5'/3'-nucleotidase SurE, giving the protein MRILLSNDDGVHAPGIQALAHALREFAEVQIVAPDRNRSGASNSLTLESSLRTFAFPNGDIAVQMGTPTDCVYLGVNALMRPRPDIVVSGINAGANLGDDVIYSGTVAAAMEGRHLGFPALAVSLNGHRHYDTAAAVTCRILRGLGREPLRTGRILNINVPDLPLADIKGIRITRCGARHPAETAIPQQDPRGNTVWWIGPPGEKCDAGPGTDFAAVDEGYVSITPLQVDLTAYGAHDVLSQWLERSGVDGQW; this is encoded by the coding sequence ATGCGGATATTGCTGAGTAACGATGATGGTGTCCATGCGCCTGGTATTCAGGCGCTGGCGCACGCGTTGCGGGAATTTGCTGAGGTGCAAATTGTGGCGCCGGATCGTAACCGGAGCGGTGCGTCTAATTCCCTGACTCTGGAATCTTCTCTGCGTACGTTTGCCTTCCCCAACGGGGATATTGCGGTACAGATGGGCACCCCAACGGACTGTGTGTATCTCGGGGTGAATGCCTTAATGCGCCCGCGCCCGGATATTGTGGTCTCGGGCATTAATGCCGGTGCGAACCTTGGCGATGACGTTATCTACTCCGGTACGGTGGCTGCCGCCATGGAAGGGCGCCATCTTGGCTTCCCGGCGCTGGCGGTGTCGCTTAACGGCCACCGCCACTACGATACCGCCGCGGCGGTAACCTGCCGTATTCTGCGTGGCCTGGGGCGTGAGCCCCTGCGTACCGGGCGGATCCTCAATATTAACGTTCCGGACTTACCCCTCGCCGACATTAAAGGCATCCGCATTACCCGCTGCGGGGCCCGCCACCCTGCAGAAACCGCCATCCCACAGCAGGATCCGCGCGGTAATACCGTGTGGTGGATTGGCCCGCCGGGCGAAAAGTGCGATGCGGGCCCGGGCACGGATTTCGCGGCCGTTGATGAAGGATACGTGTCGATTACGCCACTACAGGTGGATTTAACCGCCTATGGCGCCCACGATGTGCTGAGCCAGTGGCTGGAGCGCTCAGGAGTGGACGGCCAATGGTAA
- the cysC gene encoding adenylyl-sulfate kinase — translation MAVHDENIVWHQHVITGEQREQQHGHRGAVVWFTGLSGSGKSTVAGALERALHERGVSTYLLDGDNVRHGLCRDLGFSDDDRRENIRRVGEVARLMVDAGLVVLSAFISPHRAERQMVRERLAPGRFIEVFVDTPLSTCESRDPKGLYKKARAGKLPGFTGIDAVYEAPGQPEIHLDGEQLVTNLVAQLLDLLRHKDIIKS, via the coding sequence ATGGCGGTACATGACGAAAATATCGTCTGGCATCAGCATGTTATCACCGGTGAGCAGCGTGAGCAGCAGCACGGTCACCGGGGGGCGGTGGTGTGGTTTACCGGCCTTTCCGGCTCGGGTAAATCCACGGTTGCCGGGGCGCTGGAGCGCGCCCTGCATGAGCGGGGTGTCAGCACCTACCTGCTGGATGGCGACAACGTGCGCCACGGTCTGTGCCGCGACCTGGGGTTTAGCGACGACGACCGGCGCGAGAATATTCGCCGGGTAGGGGAGGTGGCCCGCCTGATGGTTGACGCCGGTCTGGTGGTGCTGAGTGCGTTTATCTCCCCGCACCGGGCAGAGCGCCAGATGGTGCGCGAGCGTCTGGCGCCCGGGCGTTTTATTGAGGTGTTTGTCGATACGCCGCTCAGCACCTGTGAAAGCCGGGATCCCAAGGGGCTGTATAAAAAAGCCCGGGCGGGAAAGCTGCCTGGCTTCACCGGTATTGATGCGGTATATGAAGCGCCCGGACAGCCGGAAATTCACCTTGATGGCGAACAATTGGTAACAAATTTAGTTGCCCAACTGTTAGATCTGCTGCGTCATAAAGATATCATCAAATCCTGA